A window of Citrus sinensis cultivar Valencia sweet orange chromosome 7, DVS_A1.0, whole genome shotgun sequence contains these coding sequences:
- the LOC102607572 gene encoding AAA-ATPase At3g50940-like has translation MSKAKTVLSTAASLSASAMLIRSVANDFLPAELYGYLDSKIHLVSQYFSSQLTIVVEEFQGFSINQVFEAANYYLGNKATTTSAQRFRVGKSEKEKTFEIALDRNEETFDVFKDVTLKWKLVYTQVPSSMEYRNPNLGDYNASLRSEVRHYELSFHKKHKDVVLNLYLPHVLEKAKAIKEESKVVKLHTVMHMRWDANNIVLKHPMTFKTLALDSELKKEITEDLENFMNGKEYYTRIGKAWKRGYLLYGPPGTGKSSLIAAMANQLKFDIYDLDLSAVKSNSELRFLLLTMPSRSMLVIEDIDCSVKLQNRESSEVQATNQEENKVTLSGLLNFIDGLWSCCGEGRIIVFTTNHKEKLDPALLRPGRMDMHLHMSYCNTSVFKQLAFNYLGISHHHLFEQIEELIKEVNVTPAEVAGELMKSTNAEVSLNGLVKFLHAKMTQQQKATN, from the coding sequence ATGTCCAAAGCAAAAACAGTTTTGTCAACAGCAGCTTCACTCTCTGCATCCGCCATGCTCATTCGGAGCGTTGCCAATGATTTTCTACCAGCTGAGCTTTACGGCTACTTGGATTCCAAGATACATTTGGTTTCTCAATACTTCTCTTCTCAACTCACCATTGTTGTCGAAGAATTCCAAGGATTCTCCATAAACCAGGTATTTGAAGCAGCAAATTATTACTTGGGTAACAAGGCAACTACCACCTCCGCTCAAAGATTCCGGGTGGGAAAAAGCGAAAAAGAAAAGACTTTCGAAATAGCCCTTGATAGAAATGAAGAAACGTTTGATGTTTTTAAAGATGTAACGCTGAAATGGAAATTAGTCTACACACAAGTTCCCTCATCAATGGAATACAGAAATCCAAACTTGGGAGATTACAACGCGTCTCTTCGATCAGAAGTTAGACATTATGAGTTAAGTTTTCACAAGAAACATAAAGACGTAGTACTCAACTTGTACTTGCCCCATGTTCTGGAGAAGGCGAAAGCAatcaaagaagaaagcaaAGTGGTAAAGCTTCATACAGTTATGCATATGCGTTGGGATGCAAATAACATTGTGCTTAAGCATCCAATGACATTCAAGACTCTTGCTCTTGATTCAGAGCTCAAGAAGGAAATCACGGAggatttagaaaattttatgaatgGGAAAGAATATTACACAAGAATTGGGAAGGCTTGGAAACGTGGGTATTTGCTATATGGCCCTCCGGGGACTGGCAAGTCAAGCTTGATTGCAGCCATGGCTAATCAACTCAAATTTGACATCTATGACCTGGATTTAAGCGCAGTTAAATCCAATTCAGAACTCAGGTTTCTGCTGCTCACAATGCCAAGCCGATCAATGCTTGTAATAGAAGATATTGATTGCTCTGTCAAGCTACAGAATCGAGAATCATCAGAAGTACAAGCAACGAATCAAGAGGAGAACAAGGTGACACTCTCAGGACTATTGAATTTCATTGATGGTTTGTGGTCTTGTTGTGGTGAGGGTCGCATCATTGTTTTTACAACAAACCACAAAGAGAAACTCGACCCGGCATTGCTGAGACCTGGCCGCATGGACATGCATCTTCATATGTCATATTGCAACACTTCTGTGTTTAAACAACTTGCATTCAACTATCTGGGTATCAGCCATCACCACCTTTTTGAACAAATTGAAGAGCTGATAAAGGAAGTGAATGTTACACCTGCAGAAGTGGCTGGTGAGTTGATGAAGAGCACAAATGCTGAAGTTTCCCTTAACGGGCTTGTCAAGTTTCTCCATGCAAAGATGACTCAACAACAAAAAGCAACAAACTAA
- the LOC102608161 gene encoding AAA-ATPase At3g50940 gives MPKAKSVLSTAASLAASAMLIRSICNELLPTDIQDYIYSSLHNLSCHISPQITIVVEEFQGLSINEVFDAANVYLGSMTTTSSAQRFQVMKSEKEKRIGTTLNRNEEIVDVFGDLRLKWKFVCKQVQATKNRNLLQQDNNARLRSEVRHYELSFHRKHKDVVLNLYLPHVLEKAKAIKEENHMVKLHTVEYGCWDANDMVLKHAMNFNTLALDSELKKAIMEDLDNFMNGKEYYTRVGKAWKRGYLLYGPPGTGKSSLIAAMANHLKFDIYDLDLTDVQSNSDLRSLLLSMPSRSMLVIEDIDCSITLENRDSKDQAGHNQGDNKVTLSGLLNFIDGLWSCCSEGRIIIFTTNHKEKLDPALLRPGRMDMHIHMSYCTASVFEQLAFNYLGISHHHLFEQIEEMLMKVNVTPAEVAGELMKSKCKYAEISLQGIVKFLHAKMNEQHKVTN, from the coding sequence ATGCCTAAAGCAAAATCAGTTTTGTCGACAGCAGCCTCACTTGCTGCATCTGCCATGCTTATTCGGAGCATTTGCAATGAACTTTTACCCACAGATATCCAAGACTACATCTATTCTAGCCTTCATAATCTTTCTTGCCATATCTCTCCGCAAATCACCATTGTTGTAGAAGAGTTCCAAGGGCTCTCGATAAACGAAGTGTTTGATGCAGCCAATGTGTACTTAGGTTCCATGACAACCACCAGCTCGGCTCAAAGATTTCAAGTGATGAAGAgcgagaaagaaaagagaattgGCACAACCCTCAatagaaatgaagaaatagTTGATGTTTTTGGTGATTTAAGGCTGAAATGGAAATTTGTCTGCAAACAAGTTCAAGCAACAAAAAACAGAAATTTGCTCCAACAAGATAATAATGCGAGACTGCGATCAGAAGTGAGACATTACGAGCTAAGTTTTCACAGGAAACACAAAGATGTGGTGCTAAATTTGTACTTGccacatgttttagaaaaagcaAAGGCAATCAAAGAAGAGAACCACATGGTTAAGCTTCATACGGTAGAGTATGGCTGTTGGGATGCAAATGACATGGTTCTTAAGCATGCGATGAACTTCAACACCCTTGCTTTGGATTCAGAACTCAAAAAGGCAATCATGGAGGATTTGGATAACTTCATGAATGGGAAAGAATACTACACGAGAGTTGGGAAAGCCTGGAAAAGAGGGTACTTGCTATACGGCCCTCCAGGCACCGGCAAGTCAAGCTTGATTGCAGCCATGGCTAATCACTTAAAATTTGACATCTACGACTTGGATTTAACGGATGTTCAATCGAATTCCGATCTCAGGTCTCTGCTGCTTAGCATGCCTAGTCGATCAATGCTTGTTATAGAGGATATCGATTGCTCTATCACGCTAGAGAATCGGGACTCGAAGGATCAAGCAGGACACAATCAAGGAGATAATAAGGTCACACTTTCTGGACTGCTCAATTTCATTGATGGTCTGTGGTCATGTTGCAGCGAGGGACGTATCATAATTTTCACGACCAACCATAAAGAGAAACTTGACCCTGCACTGCTGAGACCTGGTCGCATGGACATGCACATTCACATGTCGTATTGTACAGCATCTGTTTTCGAGCAACTCGCATTCAACTATCTCGGGATTTCTCATCATCATCTTTTTGAGCAAATTGAGGAGATGCTAATGAAGGTGAATGTTACGCCTGCAGAAGTGGCGGGAGAATTGATGAAGAGCAAATGCAAATATGCTGAAATTTCCCTTCAGGGGATTGTCAAGTTTCTTCATGCAAAGATGAATGAACAACATAAAGTAACaaactaa